The Plasmodium sp. gorilla clade G2 genome assembly, chromosome: 4 genome has a segment encoding these proteins:
- a CDS encoding rifin PIR protein, putative encodes MQRIKRTFTLHHIHKNLNQQNHIEYCTNQIKLKKTCLKCGGILGSTLPELGLLGKSSLYGKAVKRSTDAAFEEGIASVLYELKEITVIDILFGDKIITVITVKAHNCPNVLIEAVMSGKETICRANALQRCPCTSECFMSSQIGTDVHKVKFEGIAAAKTAEKSVLSKETSVAAIFTNPIFILAIVVMCIALIHLIIYLILPHRRKTEMKKKLKYKKLLK; translated from the exons atgcaaAGAATCAAAAGAACCTTTACATTACATCATATACACAAAAATCTAAACCAACAAAACCACATAGAATATTGTACGAAT CAGATAAAGTTGAAAAAAACTTGTTTGAAATGTGGAGGTATACTTGGTAGCACGCTTCCAGAATTGGGTTTGCTAGGCAAAAGTTCTTTATATGGGAAGGCTGTTAAAAGGTCTACTGATGCTGCCTTTGAAGAGGGTATTGCTTCAGTTCTTtatgaattaaaagaaataactGTTATCGATATTTTATTTGGGGATAAAATTATAACTGTGATTACTGTAAAAGCGCATAATTGTCCCAATGTACTTATTGAGGCTGTTATGAGTGGAAAAGAAACAATTTGTAGAGCTAATGCTCTTCAGAGATGTCCTTGTACTTCTGAGTGTTTTATGTCAAGTCAAATAGGTACAGATGTACATAAAGTTAAATTCGAAGGTATTGCCGCTGCTAAAACTGCTGAAAAATCTGTTTTGAGTAAGGAAACAAGTGTTGCTGCTATTTTTACTAAtccaatatttattttggcCATAGTAGTAATGTGTATAGCTCTTatacatttaattatttatttaattttaccTCATCGTAGAAAAACagaaatgaagaaaaaactaaagtataaaaaattattgaaataa